A portion of the Candidatus Margulisiibacteriota bacterium genome contains these proteins:
- a CDS encoding LL-diaminopimelate aminotransferase, with protein sequence MLKVQEADRLLKLPIYVFAQLDKVKANMAAKGMDLIDLGMGNPDIPPPPEIIDSLVESLKNPENHRYPSFEGAPEFKQAVVSWCKRQYGINIDSEHEVVTLIGSKEGIVHFAFAYINPGDITLVPMPAYPAHFRGTILAGGDPYILPTTEHKGYIPDLKNIDPAIADKAKIMIISYPSNPTGAIATREFYEECVAFCKKHNIILVHDFAYAEIYFEGKKPLSMLSIPGAKDVCIEFHTTSKTFGMPGWRCGFAVGNRQLIESLRKIKTNLDYGLFTAVQKAAIAAMTLDESAYIAKVRATYQRRRDLFVDGMNSLGWQISKPKASMYVWFPVPQGFDSTEFCMKIVEKTGVVFAPGVAFGELGEGYLRAALVAGEPRLTEALDRMKKAGFRYNA encoded by the coding sequence ATGTTAAAAGTACAGGAAGCTGACAGGTTACTTAAACTCCCGATCTACGTCTTTGCCCAGCTCGACAAGGTCAAGGCCAACATGGCCGCCAAAGGGATGGACTTGATCGACCTCGGCATGGGAAATCCCGATATCCCGCCCCCGCCCGAGATCATCGATTCGCTGGTTGAATCGCTTAAAAACCCGGAGAACCATCGCTACCCATCGTTCGAAGGAGCGCCCGAATTCAAGCAGGCGGTCGTCAGCTGGTGTAAACGGCAATACGGGATCAACATCGATTCGGAACACGAGGTCGTTACCCTGATCGGCTCGAAAGAAGGGATCGTCCACTTCGCTTTTGCCTATATCAACCCTGGTGATATCACCCTCGTCCCGATGCCCGCCTACCCCGCCCACTTCCGCGGCACGATCCTGGCCGGCGGCGACCCTTACATCCTGCCGACGACCGAACATAAAGGGTATATTCCCGACCTCAAGAACATCGACCCGGCGATCGCCGACAAGGCCAAGATCATGATCATCAGCTACCCGAGCAACCCGACCGGCGCGATAGCCACGCGGGAATTTTACGAAGAGTGCGTCGCTTTCTGTAAAAAGCACAACATCATCCTGGTCCACGACTTTGCCTACGCCGAAATCTATTTCGAGGGTAAGAAACCGCTCTCGATGCTCTCCATCCCGGGAGCCAAGGATGTCTGCATCGAATTCCACACCACCTCCAAGACCTTCGGCATGCCCGGCTGGCGCTGCGGGTTTGCCGTCGGCAACCGGCAGTTGATCGAGTCGCTCCGCAAGATCAAGACAAACCTCGACTACGGCCTCTTCACCGCCGTCCAGAAAGCGGCGATCGCCGCCATGACGCTCGACGAATCGGCCTACATCGCCAAGGTCCGCGCCACCTACCAGCGGCGCCGCGACCTCTTTGTGGACGGGATGAACTCGCTCGGCTGGCAGATCAGCAAACCAAAAGCGAGCATGTACGTTTGGTTCCCGGTGCCGCAAGGCTTTGACTCGACCGAGTTCTGCATGAAGATCGTCGAAAAGACCGGCGTCGTTTTCGCGCCCGGCGTCGCGTTCGGCGAACTCGGCGAAGGCTATTTGCGCGCGGCACTCGTGGCCGGCGAACCACGGCTCACCGAAGCTCTCGACCGAATGAAAAAAGCCGGTTTCCGCTATAATGCCTAA
- the ruvA gene encoding Holliday junction branch migration protein RuvA, translating to MIAHLRGTLEHVEPTHVIIDVNQIGYKVNVPRAVLSRLPALGQTVKLFTLQVVREDDISLYGFLAKEEKALFSTLLSVSGVGPKLAMALVSGFPLDQLVTAIAQGDTVLLSSISGVGKKTAERLVLELREKISKAYAIKPSDMALGVKGDGALVADSISALISLGYSPKEAREAIMRLDLAEVKTVEEVIKTALKGLV from the coding sequence ATGATCGCCCATCTCCGCGGGACCCTGGAGCATGTTGAGCCGACCCATGTCATTATCGACGTCAACCAGATCGGCTATAAAGTGAACGTCCCGCGCGCGGTCCTCTCCCGTTTACCGGCGCTCGGCCAGACGGTCAAGCTCTTTACCCTCCAGGTCGTGCGCGAGGACGATATTTCCCTCTACGGTTTTCTGGCCAAGGAAGAAAAGGCCCTTTTTTCCACCCTGCTTTCGGTTTCCGGCGTCGGGCCGAAACTGGCCATGGCGCTCGTTTCCGGTTTCCCGCTCGACCAGCTGGTGACGGCGATCGCCCAAGGGGATACGGTGTTGTTGTCCTCGATCTCCGGGGTGGGGAAAAAGACCGCCGAGCGGCTCGTCCTCGAATTGCGGGAGAAGATCAGCAAAGCTTACGCCATCAAGCCGTCGGATATGGCCCTGGGGGTCAAAGGGGACGGAGCGCTGGTCGCCGATTCGATCTCCGCCCTCATCTCGCTCGGTTATTCCCCCAAAGAAGCGCGCGAAGCGATCATGAGGCTCGACCTGGCCGAGGTGAAAACAGTCGAAGAGGTCATCAAAACCGCGCTGAAGGGTTTAGTCTAG
- the rsmA gene encoding 16S rRNA (adenine(1518)-N(6)/adenine(1519)-N(6))-dimethyltransferase RsmA, with translation MTPTLAQVTKGLLAAYNRFPRKHLGQHFLVDPLVVRRIIDAAELGKDDLVIEIGSGLGVVTAELAREVYQLIAVEIDRELLGISQEVLKEQKNVSFVGNDILKIELADLALGRKYKVVGNLPYYITAPIVEKLLTAAEKPERAVIMVQKEVAQRMVAAPGSKQYGSFAIFCQFHAKIKLESLVSKSSFLPWPEVSSAIVSLTPHSSPLFPGLDEQKYFKIVHTAFQQRRKKLSTSLDEFKLGVTSIDLNRRPETLSIEEFAALAKRLV, from the coding sequence ATGACTCCCACCCTCGCCCAAGTCACCAAAGGGCTCCTCGCCGCCTATAATCGTTTCCCCCGCAAACACTTGGGACAGCATTTCCTGGTCGATCCGCTGGTGGTCCGCCGGATAATCGACGCCGCGGAACTGGGAAAAGACGACCTGGTCATCGAGATCGGTTCGGGGCTCGGCGTGGTGACGGCGGAACTGGCCCGGGAGGTCTACCAGCTGATCGCCGTCGAGATCGACCGCGAACTGCTCGGCATCAGCCAGGAGGTCCTGAAGGAGCAGAAGAACGTCAGTTTTGTCGGCAACGATATCCTAAAAATAGAGCTGGCGGATCTCGCGCTTGGCCGCAAATACAAAGTGGTGGGGAATCTCCCCTACTACATCACCGCCCCGATCGTGGAGAAGCTCCTGACCGCCGCGGAGAAGCCGGAGAGGGCGGTCATTATGGTGCAAAAAGAGGTCGCGCAGAGGATGGTCGCCGCCCCCGGCTCAAAACAGTACGGCTCTTTCGCGATCTTTTGCCAGTTCCACGCGAAGATCAAACTCGAGTCGCTCGTCTCTAAATCGTCTTTCCTCCCCTGGCCCGAGGTCAGCTCCGCGATCGTCTCCCTCACACCCCACAGCTCACCCCTCTTCCCTGGGTTAGATGAACAGAAGTATTTTAAAATCGTCCACACCGCATTTCAGCAGAGAAGGAAAAAATTGAGCACTTCGCTCGACGAATTTAAACTGGGGGTAACGAGCATCGACTTGAACCGCCGGCCGGAAACGTTGAGCATCGAGGAATTCGCCGCGCTAGCCAAGCGATTGGTTTAA
- a CDS encoding metallophosphoesterase: MLEHLNHYSAVLKATGPRGSYREACNSPDRWQHYHQYEVAFKLARSIGLIKDRYFSADRQKIDFKISENLIKTQKVAAALAEMVSEGWVTEVKNGKIIFSAHSSLQGEVSRKEVAEKLFEKLKMIKGFGELNPETAWPALNGSLMSMLVVEDKVSPLQGISHFISTWGLYDILLNRMSIDMAAGRVLYQHKADDAKVRISSTQNLPDHLCSLAESEARTKDIEEIKVALQATTDEEIPVIVPADGRELPKYDFVISDVHLREYHHENTHDLLRFIYMVKRLNGRLIINGDFFDVWRSGDFLSCYRHNTRITNALTKLKEVVFIAGNHDEQIAELVERGGILFNPRFKVRNEYNSADRRIRIMHGHQFDKFNRPGSWLGRWATRLVTKMEMSWLKSSLGWLNRATANKFESTAKFFSNLFGPQISSRFLLLPRLFLPGDYIAKRQVTNILDWIDDEVNRARQVDKLDLSADQPLVFIIGHLHYEGISFLSEQVRLAVEEKYRGAVKLIITDSWDGGAGYVGDYVVLTEPGAANDNQPETEIRKAIWQRLGEPAPAA, from the coding sequence ATGCTTGAACATTTAAACCACTATTCAGCTGTCTTGAAAGCCACCGGCCCGCGCGGCTCTTATAGAGAGGCGTGCAACAGTCCTGACCGCTGGCAACATTACCATCAATACGAAGTGGCTTTTAAGTTGGCCCGATCGATCGGCCTGATCAAAGACAGATATTTTTCGGCTGACAGACAAAAGATCGATTTTAAGATCAGTGAAAATCTGATCAAAACCCAAAAAGTTGCCGCCGCATTGGCCGAGATGGTCAGCGAGGGCTGGGTCACCGAGGTCAAGAACGGGAAAATAATTTTTAGCGCTCATTCCAGCTTACAGGGAGAAGTTTCGCGCAAAGAGGTGGCCGAAAAACTCTTTGAGAAATTGAAAATGATCAAAGGGTTTGGCGAGCTCAACCCTGAAACTGCGTGGCCGGCGTTAAATGGATCGCTCATGTCAATGCTGGTCGTGGAAGACAAAGTCAGCCCGTTGCAGGGCATCAGTCACTTTATCTCAACCTGGGGATTATACGATATCCTGCTTAACAGGATGTCGATCGATATGGCGGCCGGTCGAGTCCTTTATCAACATAAGGCGGACGACGCGAAGGTCAGGATCAGTTCCACGCAAAACTTGCCCGATCATTTGTGTTCCCTGGCCGAGAGCGAAGCAAGAACCAAAGACATCGAAGAAATAAAAGTCGCCCTGCAAGCTACCACGGATGAAGAAATACCCGTCATTGTGCCGGCAGACGGGCGAGAACTCCCGAAATATGATTTTGTCATCTCCGACGTTCATCTGCGCGAATACCACCACGAAAACACGCATGACTTGCTCCGATTTATCTACATGGTCAAGCGGCTTAACGGACGCCTGATCATCAACGGCGACTTCTTTGATGTCTGGCGGTCCGGCGATTTTTTGAGCTGCTACAGGCATAATACCCGCATTACCAACGCACTGACCAAGCTGAAGGAAGTTGTTTTCATTGCCGGCAACCATGACGAGCAGATCGCGGAATTGGTGGAGCGCGGCGGCATCCTGTTCAACCCGCGCTTTAAGGTGAGGAACGAATATAACTCGGCCGACCGGCGGATCAGGATCATGCACGGACATCAGTTTGACAAGTTTAACCGTCCCGGCTCCTGGCTCGGCCGCTGGGCGACGCGGTTGGTCACGAAGATGGAAATGTCATGGCTGAAAAGCTCACTAGGCTGGCTGAACCGCGCGACTGCAAATAAATTTGAATCGACCGCGAAATTTTTTAGCAATCTATTTGGGCCGCAGATTTCGTCCCGTTTTTTGCTCCTGCCGCGCCTTTTTCTCCCGGGTGATTATATTGCGAAAAGGCAGGTTACTAATATCCTGGACTGGATTGACGACGAGGTTAATAGGGCCAGGCAGGTTGATAAACTAGATTTGTCCGCCGACCAGCCGCTGGTTTTTATTATTGGCCATCTTCATTATGAGGGGATCTCATTCTTGAGCGAACAGGTTAGATTGGCGGTTGAAGAGAAATATAGAGGTGCGGTCAAATTGATCATTACCGATTCATGGGACGGCGGCGCGGGTTATGTCGGTGATTATGTTGTCTTGACCGAACCAGGCGCCGCTAATGACAATCAGCCGGAAACCGAGATCAGAAAGGCGATCTGGCAGCGACTAGGCGAACCGGCACCGGCGGCTTAA
- a CDS encoding FumA C-terminus/TtdB family hydratase beta subunit: MKSEILNSKSEINSKSEIIKLQTPLAGPVITKLRAGDRVLISGTIYTARDAAHAKFGNKPPFSLNGAIIYYASPTPTHPGKVIGSIGPTTSSRMDTFTPDLLKKGLKGMIGKGDRGKEVITAIKKYKAVYFVVPGGVAALLSQQVKKASVLAYPELGAEAVHQLEVANFPAIVAIDSKGGNIFEAGRKKYALK; encoded by the coding sequence ATGAAATCCGAAATCCTAAATTCTAAATCCGAAATAAACTCGAAATCAGAAATCATTAAACTACAAACCCCGTTGGCTGGTCCAGTTATTACTAAGTTAAGGGCCGGAGATCGGGTCCTTATTTCCGGCACCATTTATACTGCGCGGGATGCGGCTCATGCTAAATTTGGAAACAAACCTCCTTTTAGCTTAAACGGGGCAATTATTTATTACGCTTCCCCTACTCCAACCCACCCGGGGAAAGTGATCGGTTCGATCGGCCCGACGACCAGTTCCCGGATGGACACCTTTACTCCTGACCTCCTGAAAAAGGGGTTGAAGGGGATGATCGGCAAGGGTGACCGGGGAAAAGAAGTCATCACCGCGATCAAGAAATATAAAGCGGTCTATTTTGTCGTCCCGGGCGGGGTCGCCGCCCTCCTCTCCCAACAGGTTAAAAAAGCCTCGGTCCTCGCCTACCCCGAGCTCGGCGCCGAAGCAGTCCACCAGCTCGAGGTCGCCAACTTTCCCGCCATCGTCGCTATAGATAGCAAAGGCGGCAACATTTTCGAGGCGGGGCGGAAGAAGTATGCGCTTAAGTAG
- a CDS encoding fumarate hydratase, whose translation MRELSVKNITNALRKLVISANTDLAEDVITALNKALKNETSPTGREILRQIIQNSELARQEKMPLCQDTGTAVVFLEIGQEVQLTEGSLTEAVNAGVARGYAEGFCRKSIAGDPLGRQNTGDNTPAVIHTEIVPGEQVKIGLLTKGGGAENKSAVRMFRPTATIAEIEAFIIETISSAGPDACPPLIVGVGIGGNFDSVTTLAKKALLRPVGQHHSAADIAKMEKELLIKANQLGIGPMGLGGRTTALAVNIERQPCHISSLPVAVNIECHAHRFKQIVL comes from the coding sequence ATGAGAGAACTCTCGGTAAAAAATATAACGAACGCCCTCCGGAAACTGGTCATCTCGGCCAACACCGACCTGGCCGAAGATGTCATAACAGCACTGAATAAAGCGCTGAAGAACGAAACCTCCCCGACCGGCCGCGAGATCTTGCGCCAGATCATCCAGAACAGCGAGCTCGCCCGCCAAGAGAAAATGCCCCTCTGCCAGGATACCGGCACAGCCGTCGTCTTCCTCGAGATCGGCCAGGAGGTCCAGCTAACCGAAGGGTCCTTAACCGAAGCGGTCAACGCCGGGGTCGCTCGCGGCTACGCGGAAGGTTTCTGCCGCAAATCTATCGCCGGCGACCCGCTGGGGCGGCAAAATACGGGCGACAATACTCCGGCCGTTATCCATACCGAAATAGTCCCCGGCGAACAGGTCAAGATCGGGCTTCTCACCAAAGGTGGTGGCGCAGAAAATAAAAGCGCCGTCCGGATGTTCCGGCCGACCGCGACTATCGCGGAAATAGAAGCCTTCATCATCGAAACGATCAGCAGTGCCGGGCCGGATGCCTGTCCCCCGCTGATCGTTGGCGTGGGGATCGGCGGTAATTTTGATTCGGTCACCACTCTCGCCAAGAAAGCCCTCCTCCGGCCGGTCGGCCAGCACCACAGCGCGGCCGATATCGCTAAAATGGAAAAAGAACTGTTGATTAAAGCCAACCAGCTCGGTATCGGGCCGATGGGGCTCGGCGGCCGGACGACCGCCCTGGCCGTTAACATCGAACGGCAACCTTGCCATATCTCGTCGCTCCCAGTCGCGGTCAACATAGAATGCCATGCGCATAGGTTTAAGCAAATCGTACTATGA
- a CDS encoding PorV/PorQ family protein — MTLPAVAQGQAGLDLAILNAGVGARPLGMGSAFTAIADNADAPYWNPAGLGLLNKSEITTMQTRLSSDTDHYYVSYIQPALGGTLGISWVQVGLGNINQTSAEVDFHNEVQNISIFSYFSNAYLIAYGKELSDKVSLGLTAKYLNSDMTNIAGGQGSGYSVTPGLLITISKTDVGTGLVPVRTDRTTTRVVPTLTLGIKVDELINQQQWGTGTIERVPPKLRLGLAYKEPRGSLAGSLFALDLAQTIKPGYSPELSGGYEYSLGGLSLRLGYADSGLTAGAGFQVNHTRVDYAYVTQRALSRDNVHRISLSGIW, encoded by the coding sequence ATGACCTTACCGGCAGTTGCCCAGGGCCAGGCTGGTCTCGACCTTGCTATTCTAAATGCCGGCGTTGGCGCTCGTCCGCTGGGAATGGGCTCGGCTTTCACGGCCATTGCGGATAATGCCGACGCTCCCTACTGGAACCCCGCCGGGCTCGGACTGCTCAACAAGAGCGAGATAACCACGATGCAGACGAGACTATCGTCTGACACCGACCATTACTATGTCAGCTATATCCAGCCGGCACTCGGCGGCACGCTCGGTATCTCCTGGGTCCAGGTTGGACTGGGGAATATCAACCAAACCTCGGCCGAGGTTGATTTCCACAATGAGGTCCAGAATATCAGCATCTTCAGTTACTTTTCAAATGCTTACTTGATCGCTTATGGCAAAGAACTAAGCGATAAGGTCTCACTCGGCTTAACCGCGAAATATTTGAATTCTGACATGACCAATATTGCCGGCGGCCAGGGTAGCGGATATAGCGTTACCCCCGGGTTGCTGATTACGATTAGTAAAACAGATGTAGGGACGGGGCTTGTCCCCGTCCGAACCGATCGGACAACCACAAGGGTTGTCCCTACATTAACCTTGGGGATCAAGGTTGACGAGCTCATCAACCAACAACAGTGGGGAACAGGTACGATCGAACGAGTCCCACCGAAGCTACGGCTTGGCTTGGCGTACAAGGAACCGCGAGGTTCACTCGCAGGTTCCTTGTTTGCCCTCGATCTCGCCCAAACGATCAAACCGGGTTATTCGCCCGAGCTTTCAGGCGGGTACGAATACAGCCTGGGAGGTTTGTCCCTGCGCTTGGGCTATGCCGATAGTGGGTTGACCGCAGGGGCCGGTTTCCAGGTCAACCACACGCGGGTTGACTACGCCTACGTTACCCAGCGGGCCCTGTCCCGGGATAATGTTCACCGGATCTCGCTTTCGGGTATTTGGTGA
- the mdh gene encoding malate dehydrogenase, which translates to MSKKISVVGAGNVGAQCAYRLAQRQVGDVVLVDVVDGLPQGKALDMSQAGAIDGFSVSVTGTNKYEDTRDSQVVVITAGLARKPGMSRDDLIIKNAAIMKSVVENIVKHSPNAVLIVVTNPLDVMTRYALRVSQFPKNRVLGMAPLLDAARLQHFIALELKVPVQEVYAEVLGSHGDLMVPVPRRSTVKGKPLTELLTTERIKALVDRTVNGGAEIVNLLKTGSAYYAPGSAAARMAEAIVKDQKVIINSCCLLSGEYGLNDVCLGVPAKLGKSGIEAIIELDLTTAEKSALQKAGQAVKALTAVIPHT; encoded by the coding sequence ATGAGCAAAAAAATCAGCGTGGTCGGCGCCGGGAACGTCGGCGCCCAGTGCGCCTACCGGCTGGCCCAGCGCCAGGTCGGGGATGTCGTCCTCGTTGATGTGGTTGACGGCCTGCCGCAGGGCAAGGCGCTCGACATGTCGCAAGCCGGCGCGATCGACGGGTTTTCTGTCAGCGTTACCGGGACAAACAAATACGAAGATACCCGGGATTCTCAAGTTGTGGTCATTACCGCCGGATTAGCCCGGAAGCCAGGTATGTCGCGCGACGACCTGATCATCAAAAACGCCGCGATCATGAAAAGTGTTGTCGAAAATATCGTCAAACATTCCCCGAACGCCGTCTTGATCGTGGTGACCAATCCGCTGGATGTTATGACACGTTACGCGTTACGCGTTTCGCAATTCCCGAAGAATCGGGTGCTTGGCATGGCGCCGCTCCTCGATGCCGCCCGGCTGCAGCATTTCATCGCTCTCGAGCTCAAGGTCCCGGTCCAGGAGGTCTATGCCGAGGTCCTCGGCAGTCACGGCGACCTGATGGTCCCGGTCCCCCGGCGCTCGACGGTCAAAGGGAAGCCGCTGACCGAGCTCCTGACCACCGAGCGGATCAAAGCACTGGTCGACCGGACCGTTAACGGCGGCGCCGAGATCGTTAATTTACTCAAGACCGGCTCGGCCTATTACGCCCCCGGTTCAGCCGCCGCCCGGATGGCCGAAGCGATCGTCAAAGACCAAAAGGTCATCATCAACTCCTGCTGTCTCCTCTCCGGAGAGTACGGGCTAAACGATGTCTGCCTCGGCGTGCCGGCCAAACTGGGGAAGAGCGGGATCGAAGCGATCATTGAGCTCGACCTGACCACCGCGGAAAAGAGCGCTCTGCAAAAAGCGGGCCAGGCAGTCAAGGCGTTAACAGCGGTAATACCCCACACTTAA
- the pdxA gene encoding 4-hydroxythreonine-4-phosphate dehydrogenase PdxA, which translates to MPNKFLDSARNKPLVAITMGDPAGIGPEICAKALAGGSAAKFANCLLIGDRRQLRHALKIAGINGIEINSIKKPAEARFVPGTIDLIDLGNADPARIKAGQVSKLAGRAAVEYIETAIKLALRKEIDAIATGPINKEAIRRAGYKFDGHTELLAARTKTKNYAMMFVTDKLWVMLATTHLPLAQVSRHLDRKKIVRLIKLGNETLWRVRGRKPRIGVAGLNPHAGESGIFGHEEQKIIGPAVEEAKKLGIDVKGPISPDAIFYLANSGMFDLVIAMYHDQGLIPLKLLSFNKSVNVTVGLPIVRTSVDHGTGFDIAGKGWANPQSLVEAVKVAAHFARSR; encoded by the coding sequence ATGCCTAATAAGTTCCTCGACTCCGCTCGGAACAAGCCTCTGGTCGCTATTACCATGGGCGATCCGGCCGGGATCGGCCCGGAGATTTGCGCCAAGGCGCTCGCTGGAGGCAGCGCGGCCAAGTTCGCCAACTGCCTGCTGATCGGCGACCGCCGCCAGCTCCGCCACGCCCTGAAGATCGCGGGGATCAACGGGATCGAGATCAACTCCATCAAAAAACCGGCCGAGGCCCGCTTTGTCCCCGGAACGATCGACCTGATCGACCTGGGTAACGCCGACCCGGCCCGGATCAAGGCCGGCCAAGTCTCAAAACTCGCCGGCCGGGCCGCGGTCGAATACATCGAGACCGCGATCAAACTGGCCCTGCGCAAAGAGATCGACGCCATCGCCACCGGGCCGATCAACAAGGAAGCGATCCGCCGAGCCGGTTACAAATTCGACGGGCATACCGAACTCCTCGCCGCCCGGACCAAAACCAAGAATTACGCCATGATGTTCGTGACCGACAAGCTCTGGGTAATGCTGGCGACCACTCACCTGCCGCTGGCCCAGGTCAGCCGGCATCTTGACCGGAAAAAGATCGTCCGCCTGATCAAGCTCGGGAACGAAACCCTCTGGCGGGTGCGCGGCCGCAAGCCGCGGATCGGGGTCGCCGGATTGAACCCGCACGCCGGCGAGTCGGGGATCTTCGGCCATGAAGAACAAAAAATCATCGGGCCGGCGGTCGAGGAAGCGAAAAAACTCGGGATCGATGTTAAAGGGCCGATCTCGCCCGACGCCATCTTTTATCTCGCCAACAGCGGGATGTTCGACCTGGTCATCGCCATGTACCACGACCAGGGGTTGATCCCGTTGAAACTATTGTCTTTTAACAAGTCGGTCAATGTCACCGTCGGCCTGCCGATCGTGCGGACCTCGGTCGACCACGGGACCGGTTTTGACATCGCCGGCAAGGGTTGGGCCAACCCGCAAAGCCTGGTCGAGGCGGTCAAAGTGGCAGCCCATTTCGCCCGGAGCCGATGA
- a CDS encoding YqeG family HAD IIIA-type phosphatase, with product MKEFWEKIKSLFRPGQIVRDIREIDFAALKKRGINALILDIDDTLIPREVNDVLPALFEWVYARKQEGFRLCLTSNSRHPLRVKYFSETLKIPSIHLSFKPLPFAFWKSMKILQSKPAETAMLGDQLFMDILGANLLGIYSIFIDHRKEETVLVRQWMRQAEQWVLARISAGRLD from the coding sequence TTGAAAGAATTTTGGGAGAAAATTAAGTCATTGTTCCGTCCCGGCCAGATCGTCCGGGACATCCGGGAGATCGATTTTGCCGCGCTAAAAAAGCGCGGGATCAACGCCCTGATCCTCGATATCGACGACACTCTCATCCCGCGGGAAGTAAATGATGTCCTGCCGGCCCTCTTTGAATGGGTCTATGCCCGCAAACAGGAAGGGTTCCGGCTCTGCCTCACTTCCAACAGCCGCCATCCTTTAAGGGTCAAGTATTTCAGCGAGACGCTCAAGATCCCGTCGATCCATCTAAGCTTTAAACCGCTCCCCTTCGCTTTCTGGAAATCTATGAAGATACTTCAGTCTAAGCCGGCCGAAACCGCCATGCTTGGCGACCAGTTGTTCATGGACATTTTGGGGGCGAACTTACTCGGCATCTACTCGATTTTCATCGACCATCGGAAAGAAGAGACCGTCTTGGTCCGGCAGTGGATGCGGCAGGCGGAGCAGTGGGTGCTGGCCCGCATCTCGGCGGGCAGGCTAGACTAA
- a CDS encoding ABC transporter substrate-binding protein: protein MRLSRIFLPAFVIVMLVIGHCSFATAKEFDGIWFLGFNTRAVPFNQLAVRQAVAHTLDRQVIISGLASDEGVPASYIPPGLTGFDPNLQPYKHNLAYAKALMKKAGFPPNKPELKNISLLHTDGVKTIEIAKQVQKELKQLGLKIERQQIRYYDNALWESELRSGRHQLFLMGYKEESDQSDSVKLLGPLFSSTGEANFTGYSQADVDVLLERLALIDPSLAGERTAKLLEVNRQIYRDLPALILFYIEKI, encoded by the coding sequence ATGCGCTTAAGTAGAATTTTCCTGCCCGCATTCGTCATTGTTATGTTGGTCATTGGTCATTGCTCTTTTGCAACAGCAAAAGAGTTTGATGGCATCTGGTTCCTCGGGTTCAACACCCGGGCCGTCCCCTTTAACCAGCTCGCTGTCCGCCAGGCGGTCGCCCACACCCTTGATCGCCAGGTCATTATCAGCGGCCTGGCCAGCGACGAAGGGGTCCCGGCCAGTTATATCCCTCCCGGGCTGACCGGCTTCGATCCGAACCTCCAACCATATAAACACAATCTAGCCTACGCCAAGGCGCTGATGAAAAAAGCCGGCTTCCCGCCGAACAAACCGGAGCTGAAGAACATCTCCCTCCTCCACACCGACGGGGTCAAGACGATCGAGATCGCCAAACAGGTCCAGAAAGAGTTGAAACAGCTCGGACTGAAGATCGAGCGGCAGCAGATCAGGTACTATGACAACGCACTGTGGGAGAGCGAGCTCCGCTCCGGACGGCACCAGCTCTTCCTGATGGGTTACAAGGAGGAATCCGACCAGAGCGACAGCGTTAAACTCCTCGGCCCGCTCTTCAGCTCGACCGGTGAAGCAAACTTTACCGGCTATAGTCAGGCGGACGTCGACGTGCTCCTCGAGCGACTGGCGCTGATCGACCCCTCCCTGGCCGGCGAGCGGACGGCTAAACTGCTCGAGGTCAACCGCCAGATCTACCGGGACCTCCCCGCGCTCATTCTCTTCTACATTGAGAAAATATGA
- the ruvC gene encoding crossover junction endodeoxyribonuclease RuvC, with amino-acid sequence MLTLGIDPGTATTGYGLVRQAGKQLEHLSYGCILTASDEAPQARLGIIYKQLKALIVKYSPDVVAVERLFFGQNTKTAMAVGQARGIVLLAASECGIKIAEYTPLEVKLAITGYGKAEKKQVQQMVRVMLRLADIPKPDDAADALAVAITHLHSYKLKGLGLVAA; translated from the coding sequence ATGCTCACCCTGGGGATCGATCCCGGCACGGCGACAACCGGCTACGGCCTGGTCAGACAGGCGGGTAAGCAGCTCGAACATCTTTCATATGGCTGTATCCTCACGGCTTCAGATGAAGCGCCCCAGGCCCGCCTCGGTATTATCTACAAGCAGTTAAAAGCCCTGATCGTTAAGTACTCGCCTGATGTTGTCGCTGTGGAGCGGCTCTTTTTCGGCCAGAACACCAAAACCGCCATGGCGGTCGGCCAGGCGCGCGGGATAGTTCTCCTGGCCGCGTCCGAGTGCGGGATCAAGATCGCTGAATACACCCCGCTGGAAGTGAAGCTGGCGATCACCGGCTACGGCAAGGCGGAGAAAAAGCAGGTCCAGCAGATGGTCCGGGTCATGCTCCGGTTGGCCGATATTCCGAAGCCAGACGACGCGGCCGATGCCTTGGCCGTCGCCATTACCCATCTCCATTCCTACAAACTGAAAGGGCTGGGGCTGGTCGCCGCATGA